A single window of Granulicella mallensis MP5ACTX8 DNA harbors:
- a CDS encoding DUF5677 domain-containing protein — protein sequence MQTNADRNDSRGNENGTIQDAASTPQTWAELIERRSDYPEIIHKWLQVMGRLIVRTKVREDDELGDLIVGCMFASHRDINDLMTLSHTDSHHGAQYCLRALFERIVTLKYLFQKPEHLQDFKAYDAVDWDQIMSGIYENVGISMEPEARANLSKRAAELRKKNKQEKCQVCKNQRPVSWTRVDTRQMAKQVGLDHLYLMGFTIPSKLMHPTLWGTRDRLTHNTPLYNTLHCMHHLLIEILMIHRGHFVGKQYVTPIMGNAILDFLGVYVYSQTSFDGVLRRGQERNGQHIYYGF from the coding sequence ATGCAAACTAACGCAGACAGGAATGACAGTCGAGGAAATGAGAACGGGACGATACAAGACGCCGCTTCCACCCCGCAGACGTGGGCCGAACTCATCGAGAGGCGGTCGGATTATCCAGAGATCATCCACAAATGGCTGCAGGTGATGGGCCGCCTAATCGTTCGCACAAAGGTACGAGAGGACGATGAATTGGGAGACCTCATTGTGGGATGTATGTTCGCTTCCCACCGGGACATAAACGACCTCATGACTCTCAGCCATACGGATTCGCATCATGGGGCGCAGTACTGTCTCCGCGCGTTATTTGAACGCATTGTGACGCTCAAATATCTATTTCAAAAGCCGGAGCATCTGCAGGACTTCAAAGCTTACGACGCGGTGGACTGGGATCAGATTATGAGCGGGATTTATGAAAATGTTGGGATCTCTATGGAACCAGAGGCACGCGCAAATCTCTCTAAACGAGCGGCAGAATTGCGTAAGAAGAACAAGCAGGAAAAATGTCAAGTTTGTAAAAATCAGCGACCAGTCTCGTGGACGCGGGTTGATACGCGACAAATGGCGAAGCAGGTTGGACTGGACCACCTTTACCTGATGGGCTTCACCATTCCGTCAAAGCTAATGCATCCGACGCTCTGGGGAACACGTGACAGGCTGACACACAATACGCCGCTCTATAACACTCTCCACTGTATGCACCATCTGCTGATTGAAATCCTGATGATCCATCGCGGGCATTTCGTAGGCAAGCAATACGTTACGCCGATCATGGGAAATGCGATTCTAGATTTCCTCGGCGTTTATGTGTATTCGCAAACATCATTCGATGGCGTATTGCGACGCGGCCAAGAACGAAACGGACAGCATATCTATTACGGCTTCTAG
- a CDS encoding TIGR02391 family protein — MRELTQTIPDVDALLTMEPEVLGAKMLFLLKKRASHSGEKFNAGNLNGELWHNSNMPGVAHPYSQSSRDEVDLAIAEAWQWLIAQGFLVPVPHSGDWVVLSRRALKFQDEQAVAIFSVARMLRKEVLQAQIANTVWGALMRGEFAAAVFQAMKAVEVAVHEALGKPANLRGVDLMRKAFHAQDGKLTDLTTEVGERQSRSDLFAGAIGSFKNPHSHRNVTLSDPIEAIEAVMLANHLLRIVASRVEASNRP, encoded by the coding sequence ATGCGCGAACTGACTCAGACAATTCCTGACGTAGATGCACTGTTGACCATGGAGCCTGAGGTGCTTGGCGCCAAAATGCTTTTTCTTTTGAAGAAGCGGGCCAGCCACAGTGGGGAAAAGTTCAACGCCGGCAACCTCAACGGGGAACTTTGGCATAACTCGAACATGCCTGGCGTTGCGCATCCCTACTCGCAATCCAGCAGGGATGAGGTAGATCTTGCTATTGCAGAAGCGTGGCAGTGGCTCATCGCTCAGGGATTTCTCGTCCCGGTCCCGCACTCTGGCGACTGGGTAGTGCTCAGTCGGAGGGCACTCAAGTTTCAGGATGAGCAAGCCGTCGCCATATTCTCAGTGGCGCGAATGCTTCGAAAAGAAGTCCTGCAGGCCCAAATCGCAAATACCGTGTGGGGCGCGTTGATGCGCGGAGAGTTTGCCGCTGCGGTTTTTCAAGCTATGAAGGCCGTGGAAGTCGCAGTCCATGAGGCCCTTGGCAAACCAGCGAACCTTCGAGGGGTTGATCTCATGCGTAAGGCATTCCATGCACAGGACGGGAAGCTTACGGATTTGACCACTGAAGTGGGAGAGCGGCAGTCGCGCTCTGATTTGTTCGCGGGCGCTATCGGCTCATTCAAAAATCCGCATTCGCACCGCAATGTGACGCTCTCGGACCCGATCGAAGCAATCGAGGCCGTCATGCTTGCTAATCATCTGCTCCGTATCGTTGCGTCACGGGTTGAAGCCAGCAATCGACCATAA
- a CDS encoding TIGR03435 family protein — MFRLQHLYREFLTVLCALVVVASISTGTTAQVPTEPSGPQRPSFEVASVRAHDPNDIEDTDNFQPYPGGRFTASNCSLWMLIHYAFEVQPYQITGTPGWIKSEHYDVDAKPAEADPNFDDIHLMVQVLLADRFQLKYHWETKEQPGYDLVVMRPGKLSVSILKGDCPPYLSNSELLPKGAACGSLTNSPGHTKGYNLTASDLAGSLSWLLSKPISDKTNLTGRYDVELRWTPESIAMRSNASSEQDVPNIFTATQEQLGLKLQPSRVPVRVFVIDHIEKKPSDN, encoded by the coding sequence ATGTTCCGGTTGCAGCATTTATATAGGGAGTTTCTAACGGTACTTTGTGCACTAGTAGTTGTTGCATCGATTTCGACCGGAACAACCGCGCAAGTCCCGACAGAGCCCTCCGGTCCGCAGCGGCCTTCTTTCGAAGTGGCTTCCGTTCGAGCCCACGACCCAAACGATATCGAGGACACGGATAATTTCCAGCCGTATCCTGGTGGAAGATTCACGGCTAGTAATTGTTCTCTGTGGATGCTCATCCATTACGCCTTCGAGGTGCAGCCGTACCAGATCACTGGCACGCCCGGTTGGATCAAATCAGAACATTACGATGTGGATGCGAAACCTGCAGAGGCCGACCCGAACTTCGACGATATCCACCTTATGGTTCAGGTGCTGCTTGCAGATCGGTTTCAACTCAAATACCACTGGGAGACGAAGGAACAACCAGGTTACGACCTCGTGGTTATGAGGCCCGGTAAACTCAGCGTATCGATTCTCAAAGGCGATTGCCCTCCATACCTCTCAAATTCTGAGCTGCTTCCCAAAGGCGCTGCGTGCGGAAGCCTTACGAATTCCCCAGGTCACACCAAGGGCTACAACCTCACTGCCAGTGACCTGGCAGGAAGCCTCTCGTGGCTTTTGTCGAAGCCGATATCGGACAAGACAAATCTGACGGGCAGATATGATGTCGAACTTCGATGGACTCCTGAGTCCATCGCAATGAGATCAAATGCCTCCTCAGAGCAGGACGTCCCCAACATCTTCACAGCCACCCAGGAGCAGCTTGGTCTCAAACTGCAGCCTTCCAGAGTTCCGGTCCGCGTGTTTGTCATTGATCACATCGAGAAGAAGCCTTCAGATAACTAG
- a CDS encoding alpha-galactosidase D, which translates to MPYTLESYLGARKPRTRLGRSAHVTVANRFRIKLFCWALLLATTVLPKALGQSTNVAALPYLGWSSFSSQTQSSGFLNQTNIEAQSDALRSSVLQEHGFTYINIDDGWQKGYDSSGRPTPNSALFPDISALISHIHQNGQKAGIYWRPGAAQEVVQSNPLISGGTQYVKDILAVPHAPGNAFAASDATTSLSNLKIDFSQSAAQLYVESIVNLFASWGVDYIRLDGVAPGSGVLTVDNQEEVQAWAQAISKSGRPMWLTVSTGVELGDFSTWGSYSNARRIGAAIECKGSCSTLTDWALTSERWFDLIGWQNFTSAQTGWNDLGPLEIGTPATVGLSGVEQQSAITLWAMANAPIYVGGDISAIDSDGTNLLTNDEVLGVDQSGEPATQLAGGLTPVWGSAPSNGVFYVALFNLNAFPAEVTVRWKDLGFLDALNVRDVWNRKDLGPFKQKFSSVILGHGARLLRVSKSGVVDPQSSQSYPAFLGKTHGKTAFIRCPGGCASGHEVVKLGLEKENYVDIEGVSVEKSGIYRMKIDAATYGPSDLFYQPNGGAETAVKIGGSSFGVPSNTIVPVFLKSGENTIRFTNPTGMAPYLDVITIIGNGDLSDSHIGVYDAEVGVLEGNATHTPCEYCSGNTKVITLGGKPDNDVLFDNVVVQADGVYMMEIDFVAQGTRPLWIKVNHEKPFQLSLTGDSDSLPTSMVIPVALKQGKNSITVGGGKEDAPGVDKIVIGPSEPANHLAMGLVSRKGTSVNRVWTLELANLGNEPLQAAQVNSFAFVQVSGQGACQPSILTGFPIVVGDIPAQSFKTFELAMDFSGCSFDARFNTSTSYSADRGAVAAGVVDVSLEQ; encoded by the coding sequence ATGCCTTACACACTAGAGAGTTATCTGGGTGCCCGGAAGCCCAGGACCCGCCTTGGAAGATCGGCGCACGTAACGGTTGCGAACCGGTTCAGAATCAAGCTCTTCTGCTGGGCATTGCTTTTAGCCACAACAGTGCTTCCTAAAGCACTTGGACAATCTACTAACGTCGCCGCGCTTCCGTATCTGGGTTGGAGCAGTTTCAGCTCGCAGACTCAATCGAGTGGCTTTCTGAACCAGACCAATATCGAAGCGCAATCAGACGCGCTGAGATCTTCGGTTCTGCAAGAACACGGTTTCACCTATATCAATATCGACGACGGATGGCAGAAGGGTTACGACTCGAGTGGGAGACCCACACCGAACTCCGCGTTATTTCCGGACATATCGGCGCTCATCTCGCACATTCACCAAAACGGGCAGAAGGCCGGCATCTACTGGCGGCCCGGTGCCGCCCAGGAAGTCGTGCAGTCCAATCCGCTGATTTCAGGGGGCACCCAGTATGTCAAAGACATCCTCGCTGTTCCTCACGCTCCGGGAAACGCATTTGCAGCATCCGATGCGACAACGTCTCTTTCTAATCTGAAGATCGATTTCAGCCAATCGGCAGCACAACTCTATGTTGAGTCAATCGTGAACCTCTTCGCTTCCTGGGGAGTGGACTACATACGGCTCGATGGCGTCGCGCCAGGCTCCGGCGTGCTGACAGTGGACAACCAGGAGGAGGTTCAGGCCTGGGCTCAGGCGATCAGCAAATCAGGACGCCCCATGTGGCTTACCGTCTCAACGGGAGTCGAGCTGGGCGATTTCAGCACCTGGGGGAGCTATAGCAATGCCCGCCGCATTGGAGCTGCGATCGAATGTAAAGGCTCTTGCAGCACTCTTACCGACTGGGCCCTGACTTCAGAACGCTGGTTCGATCTGATCGGGTGGCAGAACTTCACCAGTGCGCAAACGGGATGGAACGATCTTGGACCGCTCGAAATAGGAACGCCAGCTACTGTCGGTTTGTCGGGTGTTGAGCAACAGTCGGCGATCACCCTGTGGGCCATGGCCAATGCGCCGATCTATGTTGGCGGCGATATCAGTGCTATCGATTCGGATGGGACGAACCTCCTGACCAACGATGAGGTGCTTGGCGTCGATCAGTCAGGGGAACCTGCTACGCAGCTAGCCGGTGGACTCACGCCCGTATGGGGCAGCGCGCCGAGCAATGGAGTGTTCTACGTTGCGCTCTTCAATCTCAACGCTTTTCCAGCCGAAGTTACGGTGAGATGGAAAGACCTTGGCTTTCTGGACGCATTGAACGTCCGCGATGTGTGGAATCGCAAGGATCTTGGTCCATTCAAGCAGAAGTTTTCCAGCGTCATTCTCGGGCACGGTGCTCGACTCTTACGGGTATCGAAATCCGGCGTCGTGGATCCCCAGAGTTCCCAGTCCTATCCGGCGTTCCTGGGGAAGACCCACGGGAAGACAGCCTTCATTCGCTGCCCCGGCGGATGCGCCTCCGGACACGAGGTGGTTAAGCTGGGGCTGGAAAAAGAAAACTACGTCGATATTGAGGGAGTTTCTGTAGAGAAGTCGGGAATTTACCGCATGAAGATCGACGCCGCAACCTATGGGCCGAGCGATCTCTTTTATCAGCCCAACGGCGGCGCGGAAACGGCAGTGAAGATCGGCGGCAGCAGCTTCGGCGTGCCCTCAAACACAATCGTTCCTGTGTTCTTGAAGAGCGGAGAGAACACGATCCGATTTACGAATCCTACCGGCATGGCTCCCTATCTTGACGTCATCACGATCATCGGGAACGGAGACCTTTCTGACTCGCACATCGGGGTCTACGATGCCGAGGTCGGCGTCCTTGAGGGGAATGCGACGCACACTCCCTGCGAGTATTGTTCGGGGAATACGAAGGTCATCACTCTCGGGGGAAAGCCGGATAACGATGTCCTCTTCGACAATGTTGTGGTCCAGGCCGACGGCGTGTACATGATGGAGATTGATTTTGTGGCGCAAGGGACCCGGCCGCTTTGGATCAAAGTCAATCATGAAAAACCCTTTCAGTTGAGCCTCACAGGAGATAGCGATTCTCTTCCGACCAGCATGGTGATTCCGGTCGCGCTGAAGCAAGGCAAGAACAGCATCACCGTGGGGGGCGGCAAAGAAGATGCTCCTGGAGTCGATAAGATTGTCATCGGGCCTTCCGAACCGGCCAATCACCTCGCCATGGGGCTTGTCTCTCGCAAAGGAACATCCGTTAACCGTGTCTGGACGCTTGAGCTGGCGAATCTCGGTAACGAACCGCTCCAGGCAGCGCAGGTGAATTCTTTCGCTTTCGTGCAAGTGAGCGGCCAGGGGGCTTGTCAGCCATCGATTTTGACGGGCTTCCCAATTGTTGTCGGGGATATTCCTGCTCAATCCTTCAAGACATTTGAGCTTGCCATGGATTTCTCCGGATGCTCTTTCGACGCGCGATTCAATACGAGTACCTCCTATTCGGCTGACCGTGGAGCTGTTGCTGCCGGGGTTGTCGACGTATCGCTTGAGCAGTAA
- a CDS encoding amidase — MSTELIYTDATKLAELIRTREISPVEVMKTHLDRIEAVNPKVNAIVTIADGALESAKEAEAAVLRGDELGPLHGVPFTVKDSIDTANVLTQRGSPIFKGRTPETDATSVVRMKKAGAILLAKTNLPEFSYWIESDNLLTGRTKNPWNLDLTPGGSSGGESAAIAAGMSPLGLGTDLGISLRGPAAHTAIVSLKATHGRVPMTGIWPREPRRFWHVGPMARSIRDLSLAFSQLAGPDGQDGYSSSAIPFDAGVGSSNKRPLRVGWLVEPGFGPIDRETASTVEAAAEALKGFGHTVESARIPALERDFGLDVFSRLHVLEMKPGFVKTTAGRSEDEISYMARFMLGLPDTPAADYIDAVQGAERLKDGYAEYFQKYDVLLTPVLPTPSFKHGQEELVINGQTIGAMGIMNITSHLNVTGLPAVSMRFGTSQEGMPIGVQIVGSWQAESTILYIASLLEQVSPVSDLHPNL, encoded by the coding sequence ATGAGCACAGAACTGATTTATACCGATGCAACGAAGCTGGCCGAACTGATCCGCACACGCGAGATCTCCCCGGTCGAAGTCATGAAGACGCACCTCGATCGCATTGAGGCCGTCAACCCCAAGGTCAATGCAATCGTCACAATTGCCGATGGTGCCTTGGAATCCGCCAAAGAAGCAGAAGCGGCCGTACTGCGGGGAGATGAACTGGGCCCCCTGCACGGTGTGCCCTTCACGGTGAAGGATTCGATCGACACCGCGAACGTACTGACCCAACGTGGATCGCCGATCTTCAAAGGACGCACACCCGAGACCGATGCGACCAGCGTTGTGCGCATGAAGAAGGCAGGAGCGATTCTGCTTGCGAAGACCAACCTTCCTGAGTTTTCCTACTGGATTGAAAGCGACAATCTGCTCACCGGCCGGACGAAAAACCCCTGGAACCTAGACCTGACGCCGGGTGGCTCAAGCGGTGGCGAGTCGGCAGCGATCGCGGCGGGCATGTCTCCGCTGGGCCTGGGTACGGACCTTGGGATCTCCCTGCGTGGTCCGGCGGCCCACACGGCCATTGTGTCGCTCAAAGCAACGCACGGACGTGTGCCCATGACGGGTATCTGGCCGCGTGAACCGCGCCGTTTCTGGCATGTGGGCCCGATGGCACGGAGCATTCGCGATCTGTCGTTGGCCTTTTCGCAGCTTGCCGGACCTGACGGTCAGGACGGCTACTCCAGCAGCGCCATCCCCTTTGATGCCGGCGTTGGTAGCTCCAACAAACGTCCGCTTCGTGTGGGCTGGCTGGTAGAACCCGGCTTTGGACCAATCGACCGCGAGACCGCCTCTACCGTAGAAGCTGCCGCGGAAGCTCTCAAAGGCTTCGGCCACACCGTCGAGTCCGCACGCATCCCTGCCCTCGAGCGCGACTTTGGCCTCGATGTGTTCAGTCGTCTGCACGTGCTGGAGATGAAGCCCGGATTCGTGAAGACTACGGCTGGCCGCAGCGAAGATGAGATCTCCTATATGGCCAGGTTCATGCTCGGGCTGCCCGATACGCCTGCGGCGGACTACATCGATGCAGTGCAGGGAGCGGAGCGGCTGAAGGATGGCTATGCCGAGTACTTCCAGAAGTACGACGTACTGCTCACCCCGGTTCTGCCGACGCCATCCTTCAAGCATGGCCAGGAAGAGTTGGTGATCAATGGCCAGACGATTGGCGCCATGGGCATCATGAATATCACATCGCACTTAAATGTTACCGGCCTGCCCGCCGTTTCCATGCGGTTCGGCACAAGCCAGGAAGGAATGCCGATCGGAGTACAAATCGTTGGTAGCTGGCAAGCCGAGTCGACAATTCTTTACATCGCTTCCCTTCTCGAGCAGGTTAGCCCTGTAAGCGATCTGCACCCGAATCTCTAA
- a CDS encoding TetR/AcrR family transcriptional regulator — translation MSTNAREDILAAAKLVAQAHGYAGLNFRDLAQQVGIKAASVYYHFPGKAELATAVAKRYWEDSAAYLESLLQSSSGPLEALRRYPETFRWALENDNRICLCSFMSAQFDDLPDLVKTEVQAFADVNIAWLKKVLIAAKVASPKEAEKRARAIYSGIVGAQLMARSRADIALYDSLIESYRAAGLLPA, via the coding sequence ATGAGCACAAATGCCCGCGAAGATATTTTGGCCGCCGCGAAGCTTGTTGCGCAGGCTCACGGCTATGCCGGTTTGAACTTTCGTGATTTGGCTCAACAGGTTGGAATCAAAGCAGCGAGTGTTTACTATCACTTTCCGGGCAAGGCTGAACTGGCCACGGCGGTTGCGAAGCGTTACTGGGAAGACTCGGCAGCCTATCTTGAATCGCTGCTGCAGAGTTCATCCGGTCCGCTGGAAGCGTTGCGCCGCTACCCTGAAACCTTTCGCTGGGCGCTGGAGAACGACAATCGTATCTGCCTTTGCAGCTTTATGTCTGCGCAGTTCGACGATCTGCCTGACTTAGTAAAGACGGAAGTTCAAGCTTTTGCTGATGTCAATATCGCCTGGCTGAAGAAGGTGCTGATTGCGGCTAAAGTTGCCAGCCCCAAGGAGGCCGAGAAGCGGGCACGTGCTATCTACTCTGGAATCGTGGGCGCACAACTCATGGCAAGGAGCCGGGCAGATATCGCTCTCTACGATAGCCTGATCGAAAGCTACCGCGCAGCAGGATTGCTTCCTGCGTAA
- a CDS encoding SDR family oxidoreductase: protein MRVFVTGATGFIGFAIVKELIAAGHQVTGLARSAASGKKLTDAGARVLVGSVEDLDLLRRATSAADGAVHTAYYHKISHIPFGKRMGVFLGGAPGGIVQRFMLSGVEADRLALKTIGQAFSGTDRPLAATFATMALKPGQLATEDQSYDPTFFAAPRAETEDLLQELASSGVRTSAIRLPPIVHGAGDQGFTQRLIAIARKKKESGYVGDGLNRWPSVHRFDVARLFRLALENGPKGGTYHGVAEEGIPFLHIANLIGRHLKVPVVSKTAEQAKKQFTFLTEFVAKDNPTSSQLTQERLGWKPTHPGLLTDLDQTDYFTS, encoded by the coding sequence ATGCGTGTTTTTGTCACAGGTGCTACGGGATTCATCGGGTTTGCTATCGTCAAGGAACTCATTGCGGCAGGTCATCAGGTCACGGGGCTTGCACGCTCGGCAGCCTCGGGAAAGAAGTTGACCGACGCTGGCGCACGCGTGCTGGTGGGTTCCGTAGAAGATCTCGATCTCCTGCGGCGCGCCACCTCCGCTGCCGATGGCGCCGTACACACGGCCTACTATCACAAGATCTCGCATATACCGTTCGGCAAGCGTATGGGCGTATTCCTGGGTGGCGCGCCAGGGGGCATCGTTCAAAGGTTCATGCTCTCGGGAGTCGAAGCCGACCGGCTCGCCTTGAAGACGATCGGTCAAGCGTTTTCCGGGACAGACCGTCCTCTGGCGGCCACCTTCGCCACCATGGCATTGAAACCAGGACAACTCGCTACCGAGGATCAATCCTACGACCCAACCTTCTTCGCAGCTCCTCGCGCCGAGACAGAGGATCTGTTGCAAGAGTTAGCTTCGAGCGGCGTTCGTACCTCCGCCATCCGCCTTCCGCCCATCGTGCATGGCGCCGGCGATCAAGGCTTCACGCAGAGGCTCATCGCGATTGCGCGAAAGAAGAAAGAATCGGGATACGTCGGCGACGGTCTCAACCGTTGGCCGTCGGTCCACCGGTTCGATGTAGCCCGTCTCTTCCGGCTCGCCCTGGAGAACGGGCCGAAAGGTGGAACGTACCACGGCGTGGCCGAGGAAGGTATTCCGTTCCTGCACATCGCCAACCTGATCGGACGGCACCTGAAGGTACCCGTCGTCAGCAAAACTGCAGAGCAGGCAAAGAAGCAGTTCACCTTCCTCACAGAGTTCGTTGCGAAAGACAACCCCACATCCAGCCAATTGACGCAGGAACGCTTAGGTTGGAAGCCAACACACCCAGGCTTGCTTACCGATCTCGATCAGACAGACTACTTCACAAGCTAA
- a CDS encoding AraC family transcriptional regulator has translation MESQFISRSSKLAADPLSDVLSLLNPRGYMSGGIDAGGDWSFQFEQDRSFRCFAIVSGQCCLSVEGVDDTVRLQEGDFVVLPHGRAFRLASDLAVTPLDIMSVITAPLNGNVLCWQGGGACLALSALFTFNHDDADILLGVLPTLVHIRKDADRATMRWYLERMMKVIREPQPGGVLLGEYLAQMMLVEVLGLYLVDAVTGGVGWLSALADRQIGAAITAMHENPGNRWTLQTLAEHVGMSRSAFAVRFKEKVGTSAMEYLTRWRMRRASHKLVNSSDPVSSIASSLGYESESAFCFAFKREMGYSPRQYGHARMSASASLINNSQSS, from the coding sequence ATGGAGTCGCAATTTATATCGAGATCGTCCAAGTTAGCTGCTGACCCGCTTTCGGATGTGCTTTCGCTACTGAATCCTCGCGGATACATGTCAGGAGGCATCGATGCGGGTGGAGACTGGTCGTTTCAGTTCGAGCAGGATCGATCCTTCCGATGCTTTGCCATCGTTTCCGGTCAGTGCTGTCTTTCGGTGGAGGGCGTGGACGACACTGTTCGTCTTCAAGAGGGGGACTTTGTTGTCCTGCCGCACGGACGCGCTTTCCGCCTCGCAAGCGATTTGGCCGTAACTCCGCTCGACATCATGAGCGTGATTACCGCACCTCTAAACGGTAATGTTCTGTGCTGGCAGGGCGGCGGTGCGTGCCTCGCGCTGAGCGCGTTATTTACCTTCAATCATGACGATGCCGACATCCTGCTGGGTGTGCTGCCGACTCTCGTACACATCCGCAAGGATGCAGACCGGGCCACCATGCGGTGGTATCTGGAGCGCATGATGAAGGTGATTCGTGAGCCCCAGCCCGGGGGAGTGCTGCTTGGAGAGTACCTCGCTCAGATGATGCTGGTAGAGGTGCTTGGACTGTACCTGGTGGATGCGGTAACGGGAGGTGTTGGATGGCTCTCCGCACTGGCCGACAGGCAGATTGGTGCCGCCATTACAGCAATGCATGAGAACCCCGGCAATCGATGGACGCTACAGACGCTGGCAGAACATGTGGGCATGTCGCGATCAGCCTTCGCTGTACGTTTCAAGGAAAAGGTTGGGACTTCTGCCATGGAGTACCTGACGCGTTGGCGTATGCGCCGTGCGAGCCACAAGTTGGTGAACTCGAGCGACCCGGTTTCGTCCATCGCCTCTTCTCTTGGCTATGAGTCCGAGAGCGCGTTTTGCTTCGCGTTCAAGAGGGAGATGGGATATTCGCCGCGTCAATATGGCCATGCCCGTATGTCTGCTTCGGCCTCGCTGATCAACAACTCACAAAGCAGCTGA
- a CDS encoding TetR/AcrR family transcriptional regulator → MPRPRSDEKRIAILEAATRVIVKQGLSAPTMVIAKEAGVANGSLFTYFETKTDLFNQLFLELKMEMATGAMNLPVDAEVREQFFHLWKKWMNWAISNPEKRRAIAQLSVSDEITPVTRAAGHKMMAHVADLLERARAHGPMQKVSMVFLVALMNSVAEATMDFMTQDPANAKKHSKEGFEAFWRMLN, encoded by the coding sequence ATGCCAAGGCCGAGGAGCGACGAGAAAAGAATTGCGATCTTAGAGGCCGCGACGCGTGTCATCGTGAAGCAGGGCCTGAGCGCCCCGACCATGGTCATCGCAAAAGAAGCCGGAGTGGCGAATGGCTCTCTCTTTACCTACTTCGAAACCAAGACGGATCTCTTCAACCAGCTCTTTCTTGAGCTGAAAATGGAAATGGCAACCGGCGCGATGAATCTTCCGGTGGATGCCGAGGTTCGTGAGCAGTTCTTTCATCTGTGGAAGAAGTGGATGAACTGGGCAATCTCGAACCCGGAGAAGCGGCGAGCGATCGCACAACTCAGCGTATCCGACGAGATCACTCCGGTAACCCGTGCAGCGGGACACAAGATGATGGCCCACGTCGCCGATCTGTTGGAGCGTGCTCGCGCCCACGGACCTATGCAGAAAGTGTCGATGGTTTTCCTGGTCGCGCTCATGAACTCGGTGGCGGAGGCGACCATGGACTTCATGACACAGGATCCGGCCAACGCAAAGAAGCACAGCAAAGAGGGTTTCGAGGCTTTCTGGCGGATGCTGAATTGA
- a CDS encoding SDR family NAD(P)-dependent oxidoreductase has product MRTVVMTGGTAGFGAVAAKRISDTPNTKLILGARDSKNPSIEALPLDLASFSSVRSFVQSLTKKLAGTKIDILILNAGAQFGSTRHRTGDGFESTFAINHLAHYLLLRLLTRGLANNATIVITTSDVHDPKMVPFGPKELDPEALAHPKDKNKGFGPGIRAYASSKLCNLLTARAFEASSDAQIHGMRVIAYNPGLTPGTSLFRAWPWWAKLMMGVASKLRPVNTLEQAGDAIADLGLGTIVPPSGRIYASLVKGKLTWPEPSELAQSDTAMTGLWLESAQMVGVR; this is encoded by the coding sequence ATGAGAACAGTTGTTATGACAGGTGGAACTGCCGGTTTCGGTGCAGTGGCCGCGAAGAGAATCTCCGACACTCCGAACACGAAATTGATCCTGGGGGCGCGCGACAGTAAGAATCCTTCGATCGAGGCCCTGCCATTGGATCTGGCGAGCTTTTCGAGTGTTCGGTCTTTCGTTCAATCGCTCACGAAGAAGTTGGCCGGGACAAAGATCGACATCCTCATCCTGAATGCCGGGGCGCAGTTCGGAAGCACCAGGCATAGGACAGGGGATGGATTCGAATCCACATTCGCGATCAATCACCTCGCGCATTATCTTCTGCTCAGGCTTCTGACACGTGGTCTCGCGAATAATGCCACCATCGTTATTACTACGAGCGACGTCCACGATCCCAAGATGGTTCCATTCGGACCAAAGGAACTCGATCCCGAGGCGCTGGCTCATCCCAAAGATAAGAACAAAGGCTTCGGCCCGGGGATCAGGGCTTATGCAAGCTCAAAGCTCTGCAACCTCCTCACTGCGCGTGCATTCGAGGCTTCTTCCGATGCGCAGATCCATGGCATGCGGGTCATTGCCTACAATCCCGGACTGACTCCCGGCACGTCGCTGTTTCGCGCGTGGCCCTGGTGGGCAAAGTTGATGATGGGGGTGGCGTCTAAACTTCGTCCCGTGAATACGCTCGAGCAGGCAGGAGATGCGATTGCCGATCTGGGACTCGGAACGATTGTGCCGCCGTCCGGTCGAATTTACGCCTCACTGGTGAAGGGAAAGCTGACGTGGCCTGAGCCTTCGGAGCTGGCGCAAAGCGACACGGCCATGACCGGGCTCTGGCTGGAAAGCGCCCAGATGGTTGGTGTGCGATGA